The Hyla sarda isolate aHylSar1 chromosome 3, aHylSar1.hap1, whole genome shotgun sequence genome contains the following window.
CCTCACTATTATCCAGGATGAATCGGATAAACACAGCTACAATTACTTGATCAGTAACAAAGATAAATGTCAGAATGAAAATGTGCTTCTCCTactctttgtaaagacatcacctGAGAACCGAAGACGACGGGATGCTATTAGGAGGACTTGGGGTAATGAGGATTATATACGCTCCCAATACAATGCCAACATGAAGGTTGTGTTTGCCCTTGGGGTAGATAGAGACCCAGCAAAACGCACTTTGCTCCAAAAACAACTTGAAAGTGAAAACAAAGTGTATAATGACTTGGTACAACAAGACTTCCTGGATACGTTCCATAATTTAACCTTGAAGTTCCTTTTGCAGTTCGGATGGGTAAATGCAAACTGTCCAAATGCAAAATTTATTATGACGGCAGATGATGACATTTTTATCCACACACCCAATCTGGTTTCATACTTGAAAGGTCTGGACCGAATTGGTGTCCAGAACTTTTGGATTGGTAGAGTCCATCGTGGGTCACCTCCCGTAAGAAACAAAAATAGCAAGTATTATGTGCCTTATGAAATGTATCAgtggtcctcctatcctgattATACTGCAGGGGCAGCCTATGTTATTTCACAGGATGTCGCAGCTAAAGTGTAT
Protein-coding sequences here:
- the B3GNT5 gene encoding lactosylceramide 1,3-N-acetyl-beta-D-glucosaminyltransferase, whose protein sequence is MFISTRRLRRCQFLQILATCFVVSLMLMWVQDDNDVVNHIKSYSYRYLINSYDFVNESLTIIQDESDKHSYNYLISNKDKCQNENVLLLLFVKTSPENRRRRDAIRRTWGNEDYIRSQYNANMKVVFALGVDRDPAKRTLLQKQLESENKVYNDLVQQDFLDTFHNLTLKFLLQFGWVNANCPNAKFIMTADDDIFIHTPNLVSYLKGLDRIGVQNFWIGRVHRGSPPVRNKNSKYYVPYEMYQWSSYPDYTAGAAYVISQDVAAKVYKASQTLNTSLYIDDVFMGLCANKMGVVPQYHLFFSGEGKAPYHQCIFNRMMTSHGHVNDLHYLWKQVTDPKVMELTSGFWGDAYCRLVNMILLCRILYKDTYPCSAAWS